One genomic segment of Deltaproteobacteria bacterium includes these proteins:
- a CDS encoding ATPase, T2SS/T4P/T4SS family has protein sequence MGSSLVRTDTTVVALVDSLMRDAVARGASDVHIEPYEDSVRVRFRIDGVLQEVMAPPHGMKHALTSRIKVMSGLDIAEHRLPQDGRLKIEGTGAEVDVRVSVLPTRFGEKVVLRLLHRSDLVTSLDALGLEARDRELFARAMNKPAGMILLTGPTGSGKSTTLYGMLSELNRPGVNISTAEDPVEYHLAGINQVQTHADIGLTFAACLRAFLRQDPDILMVGEIRDTETARIAVNAALTGHLVLTTLHTNDAPSSVHRLLDMGVEPYLIASAVTMVAAQRLLRRVCDACKTPVALPGDTFTAARARVEEVRDVEDCRGAGCPDCHHTGYRGRVAVYEVMTLTDELRRMVLRGASAAELKASAVEKGMRTLRQAAVGKVRQGVTTVEEALRVTDADSAG, from the coding sequence ATGGGAAGCTCATTGGTGCGGACGGACACGACCGTCGTGGCGCTGGTGGATTCGTTGATGAGGGATGCCGTGGCGCGCGGCGCCAGCGACGTCCACATCGAGCCCTACGAGGACAGCGTGCGCGTGCGCTTCCGCATCGACGGGGTGCTCCAGGAAGTCATGGCGCCGCCCCACGGGATGAAGCACGCGCTGACCTCCCGCATCAAGGTGATGTCCGGTCTCGACATCGCCGAGCACCGCCTGCCTCAGGACGGGCGCCTGAAGATCGAGGGAACCGGTGCCGAAGTGGATGTCCGCGTCTCGGTCCTGCCGACACGTTTCGGCGAAAAGGTGGTGCTGCGCTTGCTGCACCGCTCCGACCTCGTGACCAGCCTCGACGCCCTGGGTCTGGAGGCACGCGACCGGGAACTCTTTGCCCGGGCCATGAACAAGCCCGCGGGCATGATCCTGCTCACAGGCCCCACCGGCAGCGGCAAGTCCACCACCCTCTACGGCATGCTCTCGGAGCTGAACCGGCCGGGAGTGAACATCTCCACCGCCGAGGACCCCGTGGAGTACCACCTGGCGGGCATCAACCAGGTGCAGACCCATGCCGACATCGGGCTCACCTTCGCCGCCTGCCTGCGGGCGTTCCTGCGCCAGGATCCCGACATCCTCATGGTGGGGGAGATCCGCGACACCGAGACCGCGCGCATCGCCGTGAACGCCGCCCTCACCGGCCACTTGGTGCTCACCACCCTGCACACGAACGACGCACCTTCGAGCGTGCACCGCCTCCTCGACATGGGCGTCGAACCGTATCTCATCGCCTCGGCCGTGACCATGGTGGCGGCCCAGCGGCTGCTGCGCCGGGTGTGCGATGCCTGCAAGACGCCGGTGGCACTGCCCGGTGACACGTTCACGGCGGCCCGTGCGCGGGTGGAGGAAGTGCGCGACGTCGAGGACTGCCGCGGCGCCGGCTGTCCCGACTGCCACCACACGGGCTACCGCGGACGCGTGGCCGTCTACGAGGTCATGACCTTGACGGACGAGTTGCGGAGAATGGTCCTGCGCGGCGCTTCTGCGGCCGAGCTCAAGGCCTCGGCGGTGGAGAAGGGCATGCGCACGCTGCGGCAGGCCGCCGTCGGCAAGGTCCGGCAGGGGGTCACCACCGTCGAGGAGGCGCTGCGCGTGACCGACGCGGACTCGGCCGGGTAG
- a CDS encoding type II secretion system F family protein — MAQYRWQGRNREGRLLRGEMEAADPAAVAAELRRRRIQPLPSGIREKGKGLRREIAIPGFGPRVGADDIVVLTRNFAVMIEAGVPVVECLGVLADQTENSVVRKALGTLRLDVSGGMTLTAAMARHPRLFDVLFVRMVAAGEHGGVLAEVLSRLALFIERSARLKRKVRTAMVYPAAIVAVATAVVAVLLLYVIPVFAEIYQGMGKALPPLTELTIAVSRALYDYAPFLLAGLAAVPLALRMYCRTERGLRAVHRWLLRLPLLGDLLRKAAIARFSHNTGLLLRSGVTLLDSLAVTAGTAGNKVVERAVLDARDGLERGRTFAELLSAGGLFPAMVCHMVAVGESVGALDTMLDRVASFYEEEVDRAVTRLTTLMEPALMIVLGVVLGGIVISMYLPIFQMGGMVQ, encoded by the coding sequence ATGGCGCAGTACCGTTGGCAGGGCAGGAACCGCGAGGGCCGGCTGCTTCGCGGCGAGATGGAGGCCGCCGACCCCGCCGCGGTGGCGGCTGAACTGCGCCGGCGCCGGATCCAGCCGCTTCCCTCCGGCATCCGGGAGAAGGGCAAGGGGCTCCGCCGGGAGATCGCCATCCCGGGGTTCGGACCCCGGGTGGGCGCCGACGACATCGTCGTGCTGACGCGGAATTTCGCGGTGATGATCGAAGCCGGCGTGCCCGTGGTCGAGTGTCTCGGCGTGCTCGCGGACCAGACCGAGAACAGCGTCGTGCGCAAGGCGCTCGGGACCCTGCGCCTCGACGTGTCCGGCGGCATGACCTTGACCGCGGCCATGGCGCGGCACCCGCGGCTGTTCGACGTCCTGTTCGTGCGCATGGTGGCGGCCGGCGAGCACGGCGGCGTCCTGGCCGAGGTGCTCTCCCGCCTCGCCCTCTTCATCGAGCGGTCGGCGCGGCTCAAGCGCAAGGTGCGCACCGCCATGGTCTACCCCGCCGCCATCGTGGCCGTGGCGACGGCGGTGGTGGCGGTGCTGCTCCTGTACGTGATTCCGGTGTTCGCGGAGATCTACCAGGGCATGGGGAAGGCGCTGCCGCCGCTGACCGAGCTGACCATCGCCGTCAGCCGGGCGCTGTACGACTACGCCCCGTTCCTCTTGGCCGGTCTCGCGGCGGTCCCGCTGGCCCTGCGCATGTACTGCCGCACCGAGCGCGGCCTGCGCGCGGTCCACCGGTGGCTGCTGCGTCTGCCGCTCCTCGGCGACTTGCTGCGCAAGGCCGCCATCGCGCGCTTCAGCCACAACACCGGCCTCCTGCTCCGCTCCGGCGTCACCCTGCTGGACAGCCTCGCCGTCACCGCCGGGACCGCGGGCAACAAGGTCGTGGAGCGCGCCGTCCTCGACGCCCGCGACGGGCTGGAACGAGGCCGCACCTTCGCCGAGCTGCTGTCGGCCGGCGGCCTTTTCCCGGCAATGGTCTGTCACATGGTCGCCGTGGGCGAAAGCGTCGGCGCCCTCGACACCATGCTCGACCGGGTGGCGTCGTTCTACGAGGAAGAGGTCGACCGCGCGGTGACGCGGCTCACCACGCTCATGGAGCCGGCGCTGATGATCGTTCTCGGCGTCGTGCTCGGAGGCATTGTCATCTCCATGTACCTGCCCATCTTCCAGATGGGCGGCATGGTCCAGTGA
- a CDS encoding type IV pilin protein: MAVPQFGSYRRKGFDADAQANVRNMALAQEAYYLENNTYADDPDDLGDFGYTQSANITPGVTTGNETTFVVTATVDEGCGDGTGVATYDQATGQVTLVNCGP; the protein is encoded by the coding sequence GTGGCCGTCCCGCAGTTCGGCTCCTACCGGCGCAAGGGCTTCGACGCCGATGCCCAGGCCAACGTCCGCAACATGGCCCTGGCCCAGGAGGCCTACTATCTGGAGAACAACACCTATGCCGATGACCCCGACGACCTCGGCGACTTCGGCTACACGCAGAGCGCCAACATCACTCCCGGCGTCACCACGGGCAACGAGACGACGTTCGTCGTCACCGCCACGGTCGACGAAGGGTGCGGCGACGGCACGGGCGTCGCCACCTACGACCAGGCCACCGGTCAAGTCACCCTGGTGAATTGCGGGCCGTAA
- a CDS encoding type II toxin-antitoxin system HipA family toxin gives MSPALDVWWDGVVVGQLTQDRHGELGFVYSSDWLQRDDAPALSASLPKRPEPYSRRECRPFFGGLLPEEGQRQAVARALGVSRGNDFALLDKLGGDVAGALQLLPPGELPRPAHSDHPPRLLDEAGLIDLLDALPARPLLAGEEGLRLSLAGSQTKVPVVLVDGEVALPAPGQATTHILKPSIPRFSGTTENEAFVMRLAAAAELAVASVEARSVRERTFLLVSRYDRATGSDGRVRRIHQEDFCQALAINPERKYAAEGGPTLTDCFALLRRVALRPAVDVLKLLDAAIFNLIVGNADAHGKNFSILYDEDEEGPRLAPLYDLLATVAYAELSPGMAMKIGRRATLGEMDGRAWAAFATDATLGLPLIRRRVFEISEAVKTHAAHVANGLMHAGLDEQFLARTAELMADRAARCARTVSR, from the coding sequence GTGAGCCCCGCCCTCGACGTCTGGTGGGACGGCGTGGTCGTCGGCCAACTCACGCAAGACCGCCACGGCGAATTGGGATTCGTCTATTCGTCCGACTGGCTTCAACGTGACGACGCCCCGGCCTTGTCGGCATCGTTGCCCAAGCGGCCGGAGCCGTACTCCCGCCGCGAATGCCGCCCGTTCTTCGGCGGCCTCCTCCCGGAAGAAGGCCAGCGCCAGGCGGTGGCCAGAGCGCTCGGCGTCTCCCGCGGCAACGACTTCGCGCTGCTCGACAAGCTCGGCGGAGACGTTGCCGGCGCGCTGCAACTCCTGCCCCCCGGAGAACTTCCCCGGCCCGCTCATTCGGACCACCCGCCGAGACTCCTTGACGAAGCTGGTCTGATCGATCTGCTCGACGCGCTTCCCGCGCGCCCGCTGCTGGCCGGGGAAGAGGGCCTGCGGCTGTCCCTGGCAGGTTCTCAAACGAAGGTCCCGGTGGTCCTGGTCGACGGGGAGGTCGCGTTGCCCGCGCCGGGACAAGCCACCACCCACATCCTCAAGCCTTCGATCCCACGTTTTTCCGGCACCACCGAGAACGAAGCCTTCGTCATGCGTCTTGCGGCCGCCGCGGAGTTGGCGGTCGCCTCGGTCGAAGCCCGCTCGGTGCGGGAGCGCACGTTCCTGCTGGTCTCCCGCTACGATCGCGCCACCGGCTCCGACGGCCGCGTACGCCGCATCCACCAGGAAGACTTCTGCCAAGCTCTCGCCATCAACCCCGAACGGAAATACGCGGCCGAGGGCGGCCCCACCCTCACCGACTGCTTCGCGCTGCTGCGCCGGGTGGCGTTGCGTCCCGCGGTGGACGTCCTGAAGCTGCTCGACGCCGCAATTTTCAACCTGATCGTCGGGAACGCCGACGCCCACGGCAAGAACTTCTCGATCCTGTACGACGAGGACGAGGAGGGTCCGCGCCTCGCGCCGCTCTACGACCTGCTGGCCACGGTCGCCTATGCCGAACTCTCGCCGGGTATGGCCATGAAGATCGGCAGACGCGCGACGCTGGGCGAGATGGACGGCAGGGCATGGGCCGCGTTCGCCACCGACGCGACCCTCGGCCTTCCACTGATTCGCCGGCGGGTATTCGAGATCAGTGAAGCCGTGAAGACCCACGCCGCCCACGTCGCCAACGGACTCATGCACGCGGGACTCGATGAACAGTTTCTTGCACGGACAGCGGAACTGATGGCAGACCGGGCGGCACGATGTGCGCGGACGGTCTCAAGATGA
- a CDS encoding helix-turn-helix transcriptional regulator yields the protein MPARTLTSGDIGDIVRSARKAAGLRQFELAGAAGVGVRFIVDLEAGKPTAQMGKALQVLEALGCTFDITPPPEPKGRRNS from the coding sequence ATGCCTGCTCGAACCCTCACCTCCGGGGACATCGGCGACATCGTGCGCAGCGCGCGCAAGGCGGCCGGCCTGCGGCAGTTCGAGCTTGCCGGGGCCGCGGGCGTGGGCGTGCGCTTCATCGTGGACCTCGAAGCCGGAAAGCCTACCGCGCAGATGGGCAAGGCCCTCCAGGTCCTGGAGGCGCTCGGGTGCACGTTCGACATCACGCCGCCTCCCGAACCCAAGGGAAGGCGAAACTCGTGA